In Rhodamnia argentea isolate NSW1041297 chromosome 4, ASM2092103v1, whole genome shotgun sequence, the following proteins share a genomic window:
- the LOC115741025 gene encoding protein EDS1L-like isoform X2, which yields MDGNLGIQKEVIKDAYFVSRKAGEKPGELEITGSSSPVIVGFPGSRSPEDWFPEDSKANPFGKTKIDLEKFPSLRRIGNGVPATVNRGFMARFERILQKSGQTIRNEAADEKKQIIFTGHSSGGPIAIYATVWSLEEHRKSKKKETPPVFCLTFGSPLTTDHIFGHAIRREGWSDNFVHFVTKLDIIPRVLLAPAPSTGELLKEVASFIDPDREPDSIGDLTSFFVNVRKHASCVANHAACALTGSKNTLFDTMSKFIKLSPYRPCGKYVFCTETGASVVLENPDAVLQLLFYSLQNKPKTELQKIAVASLRAHWAYEDALDKSLATPIVVCLDNLRELPLSSDRAALIDLNLCASARLCLRAAGESEKKKLDNLEKIKAKKDDIEKALGKLEEYRTARRDDVGYYDAFKLYEKTEDLKANVVRLELAAIWDEIIEMIRQEELPEKFEAEETWVKLGTRFRRLVEPIDIANYYRHSRQDTGGPYMKKGSRPSRYKYTQGWREHAEQLENGSCGESCFWAEVEELNLAFADNKLSNEQTASNKQTALKLAEKLEDWHGKGEVEEDAFLKETTLAKWCQTLPNNYEAKYRIQGLIVSQKES from the exons ATGGACGGCAATCTTGGCATTCAAAAGGAAGTGATAAAGGATGCCTACTTCGTATCCAGAAAAGCTGGTGAGAAACCAGGAGAGCTGGAGATTACCGGAAGCTCTTCGCCGGTCATCGTGGGCTTCCCTGGATCTAGGTCCCCGGAGGACTGGTTCCCTGAAGACAGCAAAGCTAACCCTTTCGGAAAGACCAAGATCGACCTTGAGAAATTCCCTTCTCTCAGGAGAATCGGCAACGGTGTGCCCGCCACGGTCAACCGCGGATTCATGGCACGATTTGAACGGATACTGCAGAAGAGTGGTCAAACTATACGCAACGAG GCGGCGGATGAGAAGAAGCAGATAATATTTACAGGCCATTCATCAGGCGGTCCGATCGCGATTTACGCGACTGTTTGGTCCCTTGAGGAGcatagaaaatcaaagaaaaaggagactCCCCCTGTTTTCTGTTTGACATTCGGATCCCCACTGACCACCGACCACATCTTTGGCCACGCCATCCGGCGTGAGGGTTGGTCTGACAACTTTGTCCACTTCGTTACCAAGCTCGACATCATTCCCAGAGTTCTACTCGCTCCTGCTCCCTCTACGGGGGAGTTGCTAAAAGAAGTTGCCTCTTTCATCGACCCGGATCGCGAACCCGATTCAATTGGCGACTTGACTTCCTTTTTTGTGAATGTGAGGAAGCATGCATCGTGTGTTGCAAACCATGCAGCTTGTGCCCTAACGGGAAGCAAAAATACGTTATTTGACACCATGTCTAAATTCATCAAGCTAAGCCCTTACAGACCGTGCGGGAAGTATGTCTTTTGCACAGAGACCGGCGCATCGGTGGTCTTGGAGAACCCGGATGCTGTTCTTCAACTGTTGTTTTACTCTTTACAGAACAAGCCTAAAACAGAGCTTCAGAAGATAGCAGTGGCAAGCTTAAGGGCACATTGGGCATATGAAGATGCATTAGATAAAAGCTTGGCTACGCCCATTGTAGTTTGCTTGGACAACCTCCGAGAATTACCTCTCAGCTCAGATCGTGCCGCACTAATTGACCTTAACCTG TGCGCATCAGCGAGGCTGTGCCTTCGTGCTGCTGGAGAGTCGGAGAAGAAGAAACTGGATAACCTGGAAAAAATCAAAGCCAAGAAGGACGACATAGAGAAAGCCCTCGGCAAATTAGAAGAGTACCGGACTGCGCGCAGGGATGATGTGGGATATTATGATGCTTTCAAATTGTACGAGAAGACGGAAGACCTCAAGGCTAATGTGGTGAGACTTGAACTGGCAGCTATTTGGGACGAGATTATTGAAATGATAAGACAAGAGGAGCTCCCAGAGAAATTTGAGGCAGAGGAAACATGGGTGAAACTCGGCACGAGGTTTCGCCGACTCGTGGAGCCAATAGACATAGCCAACTACTATCGACACTCTAGGCAAGACACGGGCGGTCCttacatgaagaaaggaagtaGGCCAAGTCGGTACAAATATACTCAAGGATGGCGAGAACACGCTGAGCAGTTGGAGAATGGATCATGTGGTGAATCCTGCTTCTGGGCCGAGGTGGAAGAGCTCAACCTTGCGTTTGCTGATAACAAACTATCGAACGAGCAGACTGCTTCGAACAAGCAGACCGCTTTGAAGTTGGCGGAAAAACTGGAAGACTGGCACGGAAAaggggaggtggaggaggatgcATTCTTGAAGGAGACTACACTTGCAAAATGGTGCCAAACTCTCCCTAACAACTACGAAGCAAAGTACCGCATCCAAGGTCTAATAGTTTCGCAAAAGGAGAGCTAA
- the LOC115741025 gene encoding protein EDS1L-like isoform X1, producing MDGNLGIQKEVIKDAYFVSRKAGEKPGELEITGSSSPVIVGFPGSRSPEDWFPEDSKANPFGKTKIDLEKFPSLRRIGNGVPATVNRGFMARFERILQKSGQTIRNEVAKAADEKKQIIFTGHSSGGPIAIYATVWSLEEHRKSKKKETPPVFCLTFGSPLTTDHIFGHAIRREGWSDNFVHFVTKLDIIPRVLLAPAPSTGELLKEVASFIDPDREPDSIGDLTSFFVNVRKHASCVANHAACALTGSKNTLFDTMSKFIKLSPYRPCGKYVFCTETGASVVLENPDAVLQLLFYSLQNKPKTELQKIAVASLRAHWAYEDALDKSLATPIVVCLDNLRELPLSSDRAALIDLNLCASARLCLRAAGESEKKKLDNLEKIKAKKDDIEKALGKLEEYRTARRDDVGYYDAFKLYEKTEDLKANVVRLELAAIWDEIIEMIRQEELPEKFEAEETWVKLGTRFRRLVEPIDIANYYRHSRQDTGGPYMKKGSRPSRYKYTQGWREHAEQLENGSCGESCFWAEVEELNLAFADNKLSNEQTASNKQTALKLAEKLEDWHGKGEVEEDAFLKETTLAKWCQTLPNNYEAKYRIQGLIVSQKES from the exons ATGGACGGCAATCTTGGCATTCAAAAGGAAGTGATAAAGGATGCCTACTTCGTATCCAGAAAAGCTGGTGAGAAACCAGGAGAGCTGGAGATTACCGGAAGCTCTTCGCCGGTCATCGTGGGCTTCCCTGGATCTAGGTCCCCGGAGGACTGGTTCCCTGAAGACAGCAAAGCTAACCCTTTCGGAAAGACCAAGATCGACCTTGAGAAATTCCCTTCTCTCAGGAGAATCGGCAACGGTGTGCCCGCCACGGTCAACCGCGGATTCATGGCACGATTTGAACGGATACTGCAGAAGAGTGGTCAAACTATACGCAACGAG GTGGCAAAGGCGGCGGATGAGAAGAAGCAGATAATATTTACAGGCCATTCATCAGGCGGTCCGATCGCGATTTACGCGACTGTTTGGTCCCTTGAGGAGcatagaaaatcaaagaaaaaggagactCCCCCTGTTTTCTGTTTGACATTCGGATCCCCACTGACCACCGACCACATCTTTGGCCACGCCATCCGGCGTGAGGGTTGGTCTGACAACTTTGTCCACTTCGTTACCAAGCTCGACATCATTCCCAGAGTTCTACTCGCTCCTGCTCCCTCTACGGGGGAGTTGCTAAAAGAAGTTGCCTCTTTCATCGACCCGGATCGCGAACCCGATTCAATTGGCGACTTGACTTCCTTTTTTGTGAATGTGAGGAAGCATGCATCGTGTGTTGCAAACCATGCAGCTTGTGCCCTAACGGGAAGCAAAAATACGTTATTTGACACCATGTCTAAATTCATCAAGCTAAGCCCTTACAGACCGTGCGGGAAGTATGTCTTTTGCACAGAGACCGGCGCATCGGTGGTCTTGGAGAACCCGGATGCTGTTCTTCAACTGTTGTTTTACTCTTTACAGAACAAGCCTAAAACAGAGCTTCAGAAGATAGCAGTGGCAAGCTTAAGGGCACATTGGGCATATGAAGATGCATTAGATAAAAGCTTGGCTACGCCCATTGTAGTTTGCTTGGACAACCTCCGAGAATTACCTCTCAGCTCAGATCGTGCCGCACTAATTGACCTTAACCTG TGCGCATCAGCGAGGCTGTGCCTTCGTGCTGCTGGAGAGTCGGAGAAGAAGAAACTGGATAACCTGGAAAAAATCAAAGCCAAGAAGGACGACATAGAGAAAGCCCTCGGCAAATTAGAAGAGTACCGGACTGCGCGCAGGGATGATGTGGGATATTATGATGCTTTCAAATTGTACGAGAAGACGGAAGACCTCAAGGCTAATGTGGTGAGACTTGAACTGGCAGCTATTTGGGACGAGATTATTGAAATGATAAGACAAGAGGAGCTCCCAGAGAAATTTGAGGCAGAGGAAACATGGGTGAAACTCGGCACGAGGTTTCGCCGACTCGTGGAGCCAATAGACATAGCCAACTACTATCGACACTCTAGGCAAGACACGGGCGGTCCttacatgaagaaaggaagtaGGCCAAGTCGGTACAAATATACTCAAGGATGGCGAGAACACGCTGAGCAGTTGGAGAATGGATCATGTGGTGAATCCTGCTTCTGGGCCGAGGTGGAAGAGCTCAACCTTGCGTTTGCTGATAACAAACTATCGAACGAGCAGACTGCTTCGAACAAGCAGACCGCTTTGAAGTTGGCGGAAAAACTGGAAGACTGGCACGGAAAaggggaggtggaggaggatgcATTCTTGAAGGAGACTACACTTGCAAAATGGTGCCAAACTCTCCCTAACAACTACGAAGCAAAGTACCGCATCCAAGGTCTAATAGTTTCGCAAAAGGAGAGCTAA